One Oryza glaberrima chromosome 11, OglaRS2, whole genome shotgun sequence genomic region harbors:
- the LOC127754209 gene encoding uncharacterized protein LOC127754209 has product MGKGKVHPSPSPAAAAGGETAEAVLMRLLPAAVVAMAAGLGAEGKEVLAYLVLASMRSSSAARWGQAEVGKGGGGGGSGRVGHHAPELGCGCFGCYTAYWSRWDGSPERDRDSIHRAIEAFEDHLARKEEEEVVGGGKGASSRRRKKRSGKDKAKAKVPPAASAGQPPPPPTNQEETSAPAAAASPPKSVLDGEEEEEEEMKNTAAAAVAGAGDGGVVEEERRRRGWGVLSWKVWNLWGSH; this is encoded by the coding sequence ATGGGGAAGGGCAAGGTGcacccctcgccgtcgccggcggcggcggcgggtggggagACGGCGGAGGCAGTGCTGATGAGGTTGCTgcccgcggcggtggtggcgatggcggcggggctcggggcggagGGGAAGGAGGTGCTCGCGTACCTGGTGCTCGCGTCGAtgcggtcgtcgtcggcggcgaggtgggggcaggcggaggtggggaagggtggaggaggaggagggagtgggaGGGTGGGACACCACGCGCCGGAGCTCGGGTGCGGCTGCTTCGGGTGCTACACGGCGTACTGGTCGCGGTGGGACGGGTCCCCCGAGCGTGACCGCGACTCGATCCACCGGGCCATCGAGGCGTTCGAGGACCACCTCGCccgcaaggaggaggaggaggtcgtcggcggcggcaagggcgcctcctcccgccgccgcaagAAGCGCAGCGGCAAGGACAAGGCCAAGGCCAaggtgccgcccgccgcctccgccggtcagccacctccgccaccgaccAACCAGGAGGAgacctccgcccccgccgccgccgcctcaccaccAAAATCGGTTctcgacggggaggaggaggaagaggaagaaatgaagaacaccgccgccgctgccgtcgccggcgccggcgacggcggcgtggtggaggaggagaggaggcggcggggatgggGCGTGCTGAGCTGGAAGGTGTGGAACCTGTGGGGGTCCCACTAG